In one window of Tubulanus polymorphus chromosome 3, tnTubPoly1.2, whole genome shotgun sequence DNA:
- the LOC141901522 gene encoding uncharacterized protein LOC141901522 codes for MTFMEDNCGTGYCKMGDTSPEADVANSRITSPKSKGMESNITLWQFLLELLLSNQYTHIIQWTNNEGEFKLLNAEDVARLWGMRKNKRNMNYDKLSRALRYYYDKNIIKKVMGQKFVYKFVSFPEVIKTENKVPFKVKMESLANEGQYKLPFGLTSPGMSNELRSHGHWSPHSAFVSAPRSSPPSTTRQQSHSPELQPRGRSPTIRKTEQTPLSSRDRSRSKSPRRFSPYNSPNSEPAHRRNSSTSSHGLSSPLNSSTDSNTHRGSAGLSSPPSVLTSHLHGRRHVPYPIPIPPSLASESSFTSPGLYTFSSPHRHALYKSGCQSLSPPFLFSSPGFGQRSPILPLHFWGSLALSPHYPAAPAFPFPTYIPGPMFSPVPMPPMHLDDLPSPRFSSHSPTKTISVQ; via the exons ATGACGTTTATGGAAG ATAATTGCGGAACTGGATATTGTAAGATGGGCGATACGTCACCAGAGGCGGATGTGGCCAATTCAAGGATCACCAGTCCAAAATCAAAAG GAATGGAATCAAATATAACGTTGTGGCAGTTTCTGTTGGAGTTATTGCTCAGTAATCAATATACACATATCATACAGTGGACCAACAACGAAGGAGAATTTAAATTGCTCAACGCAGAAGATGTAGCGCGATTGTGGGGAATGCGAAAAAACAAACGTAATATGAACTACGATAAATTAAGCCGCGCGTTGCGATATTACTACGACAAGAACATCATCAAAAAAGTGATGGGACAGAAATTCGTGTACAAATTCGTGTCGTTCCCCGAAGTCATCAAAACGGAGAATAAGGTTCCGTTCAAAGTAAAAATGGAGAGCTTAGCTAACGAAGGACAGTACAAACTACCGTTCGGTTTGACATCACCCGGAATGTCCAACGAATTGCGCAGTCACGGGCATTGGTCTCCTCATTCCGCATTTGTATCGGCGCCTAGGTCCAGCCCACCTTCTACTACCCGCCAACAAAGTCATTCGCCTGAGCTCCAACCGCGTGGTAGATCTCCGACGATTCGCAAAACTGAACAAACGCCTTTGAGTTCGCGGGACCGCAGTAGATCCAAAAGTCCTCGACGCTTTTCGCCGTATAACTCGCCGAATAGTGAACCCGCTCATCGAAGGAACAGTAGCACTAGTAGTCACGGTTTATCTTCTCCGTTAAATTCATCCACCGATTCTAACACACACCGCGGCAGTGCTGGACTTTCTTCGCCCCCATCGGTTTTGACGTCACATCTGCACGGTCGCCGACACGTTCCGTATCCGATTCCAATTCCGCCGTCATTAGCGTCCGAGTCGAGTTTCACTTCACCTGGACTGTATACATTCTCCTCTCCCCACAGACACGCTCTATACAAAAGTGGATGTCAGTCCTTATCACCACCGTTTCTATTTTCTAGTCCTGGATTCGGTCAACGGTCACCAATTCTCCCTTTACATTTTTGGGGTTCACTCGCCTTGAGCCCGCATTACCCCGCGGCGCCCGCATTTCCATTCCCTACGTACATTCCGGGACCAATGTTCTCACCAGTACCGATGCCACCGATGCATTTAGACGATTTGCCATCGCCACGATTCAGTTCGCATTCGCCGACTAAAACGATTTCTGTTCAATGA
- the LOC141901289 gene encoding uncharacterized protein LOC141901289 → MEFQDLVNDLHFDFDQLTNNGLPEVDTIEVKTEGGFDDGWISADSLCSPGSYLTPSPAPSGNDPIDLTSQSASIYPHTSTSNELDLAWLTLPMNYLTTSNNVIDLTIDDQDPAMMTPESPSASSVLDTTNDNDMDSDECYGITDEELVTLSVRELNGKLRGLSKDKVRRLKYKRRTLKNRGYAQSCRTKKNRQKYDLENRNTQLEKENLILRRHLQVIIRERDQFKKQVETLRTRNNSVSISQPSSPESCDFDNL, encoded by the exons ATGGAATTTCAGGATTTAGTCAATGACTTGCATTTTGATTTCGACCAGTTAACGAACAATGGATTACCGGAAGTGGACACAATAGAAGTGAAGACGGAAGGCGGGTTCGACGATGGATGGATTTCGGCTGACTCCCTGTGTAGTCCCGGATCCTACCTGACACCTTCCCCTGCACCGTCTGGAAACGACCCAATCGACTTGACCTCACAATCGGCATCAATCTATCCTCACACGTCTACTAGCAACGAACTCGACCTGGCTTGGCTTACCCTGCCCATGAATTATCTAACAACTTCTAACAACGTAATTGATCTGACCATCGATGACCAAGACCCAGCGATGATGACCCCGGAATCGCCGTCAGCTAGCTCCG TTTTAGACACAACGAATGACAACGACATGGATTCTGACGAGTGTTACGGTATCACCGATGAGGAGTTGGTCACGTTATCTGTACGAGAACTAAACGGGAAGTTGCGTGGTTTAAGCAAAGACAAAGTCCGAAGGCTTAAATACAAACGAAGAACATTGAAGAACCGCGGATACGCGCAGAGTTGCCGAACGAAGAAGAACCGCCAAAAATACGACCTCGAAAACAGGAATACCCAACTGGAAAAGGAAAATTTGATCTTGAGGCGTCATTTGCAAGTAATTATACGCGAACGCGACCAGTTTAAAAAACAAGTAGAAACTCTTCGGACGCGcaataattcagtttcaaTCAGCCAGCCAAGCTCACCGGAATCGTGTGACTTTGATAATTTGTAA